DNA from Brassica napus cultivar Da-Ae chromosome C4, Da-Ae, whole genome shotgun sequence:
GTGGTACTCTCCAGCTCAAGTCGATTCGAACCGAAGAGGTTTATTTTCTTCGATATCTCAGTTTCCCATGattctcatttcttttattATGATATGTTTGATTCTGATCTAAATTGTTTAATTCCCGTGGCTTCAGTACATGTTTATGGTTTGTTTTAGTCTCGGCTTAGTCATTACATGCTTCTGATTTGTTTTAGTCTTTGCTTAGTCATAACATGATTCTCATTTGTTTGACTCTCGTTGACTACTTTACTGAGTGTTGTTAATTTTTTCCAGAATTTAGCTTCATTTGTTTGACTCTCGTTGGCTACTTTACTCTCGTTGGTTTCTATTTCCTGTGACCATTTTACTTGTTGGTTATTTAGAATTTGTGTATTCTGTGACCATTTTACTCGTTCTAATGGTTTTAAAGAAGTATAGATCAAACAATGTTGGAGAAGGCGTGGGTTCATCTGTCAAGGTAAGAAATCAACATATATTGATCTAATATTGGTACTCAGTAGGGGATTTGAGTGTTTAATGAATTGTTCTGTTTTGTTATGTTATAACTGCAGAGTTGATCCTGCTTATGAGAAGGGTGCATGGGACTTTGTCCAAGCTGTGTCTGCGGGTGATGGAGCTGATAAGTTCATTATCTGCCCTTGCACAGACTGTCGGAATGTAGATCGGCATTCAGCTGCAGATATAGTCGATCATCTGGTTAGAAGGGGAATGGATGAGGTGTACAAGCAGCGTAAGGactggtatcatcatggagaagtATACTATGTGGCTGAAGGCGAGATGAAAGAGAAGCAGTGGAATGAAGAGATTATTGGGTTGTACAGAGCTGTTGAAAATTTAGATGAAGAGTTAGCTACTGAACGTGACTTCTGTGAGATGGCAGAGGGAGAAGACATGAAAGAAGATGAGTTCTTGGCAAAGATTGCAGATGCTGAAACCCCATTATATCCAAGCTGCGCAAACCATAGCAAGTTATCAGCCATCGTGTCATTGTTTAGGCTGAAGACTAAGAATGGCTGGTCTGACAAGAGCTTCGATGATCTACTTGAGACGTTGCCGGAGATGTTACCAGAGGATAACGTGTTGCATACATCACTGTACGAAGTTAAGAAGTTCTTGAAGTCTTTTGATATGGGTTATGAGAAGATTCATGCGTGTGTTAATGATTGCTGCCTGTTCAGAAAGAAGTTGAAGAAGCTCGACAGTTGTCCTAAATGTAAGGCCTCAAGATGGAAGATTAACCAGCACACTGGTGAGATCAAGAAAGGTGTCCCACAGAAAGTATTAAGATACTTTCCAATAATCCCACGGCTAAAGAGGATGTTTAGGTCTGAAGAAATGGCCAGAAACCTAAGGTGGCATTCTACTAACCAGAGCAGCGATGGGAAACTAAGGCATCCCGTAGATTCTGTGACATGGAAACAGATGAATGACAAGTATCCCACATTTGCCGCTGAGGAAAGGAATATACGGCTGGGACTCTCTACGGATGGATTTAATCCTTTCAACATGCAGAGCAGTAAGTACAGTTGTTGGCCTGTGCTGTTAGTTAACTACAATTTGCCTCCTAACCTATgtatgaagaaggagaatatcATGCTAACACTGCTCATTCCTGGTCCACAACAGCCTggtaatagtattgatgtctaCTTAGAGCCATTAATAGAGGATTTAAATCAGTTGTGGAGCAAAGGAGAGTCAACATATGATGTTGTGAGTAACACTGCATTTACAATGAAGGCAATGCTGCTCTGGACTATTAGTGATTTCCCAGCCTATGGAAATCTAGCTGGATGCAAAGTGAAAGGAAAAATGGGTTGTCCTGTGTGCGGGAAAACACTGATAGTATGTGGCTGAAGTTCTGTAGGAAGCATGTGTATATGTCTCATAGAAAGGGTCTCCCACCAACGCATAGATATAGGTCGAAGAAGGCTTGGTTTGATGGACACGCTGAACACGGGAGAAAGTCTAGGATACTATCTGGTCATGACATTTCCAATAACCTGAAGCACTTTGTTAACAACTTTGGGAATTTTAGAGAAGGTAGAACGAAGAGGAAAAGAACAGTGAGTGTTGAAGAAGACTGTGATATTGAGGACGTTTCCAGTGAATCTGaggcagaggaagaagatgaagttgatgaGGAGGAGTTGTCAAGATGGAAAAAAAGATCAATCTTCTTTCAACTTCCTTATTGGGAGGTAAGTCTTATATTGAACACACAATATTCCTTGTATATTATTATCTTTAAGACTCTCACAGTTTTGCTTCTTTTGTATTGATATTTAGGAACTACCCGTGAGGCATAATTTGGACGTAATGCACATTGAGCGAAATGTGGCAAAGAGCATTGTCTCAACGTTACTTCACTGTGGGAATTCGAAGGATGGTCTCAATACACGTAAGGATCTGGAACATCTTGGTATTAGAAAGGATCTGCACCCGAGGGCCAAAGGGAAAAGGACTTACCTACCAGCAGCACCTTGGTCTTTGTCGAAGAGTGAGAAGAAAGTATTCTGCAAGCGACTTTCTGATTTTAAAGGACCTGATGGATATTGTTCAAACATATCTAGGGGTGTTTCAGTAGAAGAGTGTAAGGTATCAGGTCTCAAATCACATGATTATCATGTGCTGATGCAACAGTTACTCCCGGTTGCAGTTAGAGGATTATTACCTAAAGGCCCGAGACTAGCAATATTACGGATGTGTGCATTCTTCAACCGGTTATGCCAGCGAGTAATAGATGTAGAGCAGATTTCAAAAATGGAAGCAGAAGTTGTGGAAACTCTCTGTATGTTTGAGAGATTTTTTCCTCCAAGCTTCTTCGACATAATGGTTCATTTGTTCATCTTGGAAGGGAAGCTAAACTATGTGGTCCAGTCCATTTTCGCTGGATGTATCCATTTGAGAGGTAACTTAtaccatatttaaattttaaaatctctaGACTGtgactaaaactttttttactcTATGTAGACACATGAAGATCCTGAAAGACTATGTTAGAAACACTGCGAGGCCAGAGGGTTGTATTGCTGAGTCCTATCTTGCAGAAGAGTGCATGCAGTTCTGCAATGCGTTTCTTAAAAAGACAACCAATGTGGAGGAGAAATTAGATAGGAATGCTGACTATGAGAGCCAGACAATCCTAGAGGGACGTCCAATATCGGCACCAAAATCAATTAACCTCTCTGGAATGGAGAAGAAAACAGCCCACCTTGCTGTCCTACAGAACACATCTGTTGTTGACCCTTATGTTGAGTAAGTGACTGCATTTTTTAACTTCGTAACCTATAAGCTACGTAGGAACtgaaacatttgttttttgTGTCACAGGCATGCATCTACAATTTCTACAAGACACAAATGCAAGATGTAGACGTGATGCAACATATTTGTGGAGTACACATACCCTGAATTTTGCTTCTTGGTTAAAAGAGCAGGCAAGTTTATAACAGTTGTTGCGTTTCTAAATTAATTGTTCTTCTATTCTGACAATTGCTTATACTTTTTGCTAGATAAAAGTGGATTCTGAAACACATGGAGAGACTCTAAAATGGTTGGCATATGGTCCATGTAGTACTGCAAGGTCATATACAGGCTACATAGTGAACGGACAACGCTTTCACACACACTCAGTTCAGAGGATGAGCCAAAACAGTGGAGTATTTTATGAGGCTACTGCAATGTGTAGAGCGAGTGCAAAAGACACTTCACAAGTCGTCGATTTGGTATCATACTATGGGAGAGTTACAGAGATTATCTTGTTGGACTATAATGTCTTTTACGTCCCTCTATTCAGGTGTCAATGGGCAGTACGAGGAAACGGAGTTAAGGTGGAAGATGGGTACACACTTGTTAACTTGAATCAGTCTCAAGTTTCCTTTAATAGGGATCCATACATATTAGCTTCTCAGGCAAAACAAGTGTTTAACTCAAGGGAGGATGATACATCCTGCTGGTATGTTGTCCTAAGAGGTCCATCAAGAAGATACAatgaaacagaagaagaagatgtcaaCATAGATATTGGACCATTGCCATCAATCATTGATATGGTTGTTGAAATAGATGAAGCTCACAATGCCCGAGTTGATTGTGAAGGCATATATGTGTGATGCATGTGATATGTGTCTTGTTTGATGCTTGACTGTTTTGTGTTCTTTTGTGAGGTCTTCTGTGATATGTGTCTTGTTTGATGCTTGACTCTTGTGTATTGTTTTTTGTGATGGCTGATGTAGTTTCATAGTTCTTTTTGTATCTTGTACTAACTAATGTGTAATTTGTTTCAGGTGAATTAAATGGGTCGTCCAAAGACTACAAGAATGAAAAAGAATGCGCATACTAGTAAGGTCACCAACAAAGACACGAAGATCACAAAGAGGGGCAGGAAGAAGAAGTCTGATGTGGAAGTAGAATTTATTGGTACTATAGAATGTCAACCGCAGCATGATTCTGAAAAAGATCAGGAGCCTGTCGCTGAGAAGGAGCATGAAGAGCTtcgagaaaatgaagaaactgcagCTGCTAACGAGCAGGAAGAGCCGGAAGAGGCTAACAGGGCTGTGGAGACTGACGTTAACGAGCAGGAAGAAGAGCCTGAAGGAGAGGTGGAATTGAGTGAAGTTCAGCCTAAGCAGAAGAAACACCGAGGTCCAACCAAGATGAAGCACATCGCCAGAGATCCAAATGCTAGAGAAAGAGTGGAGTTCAATGATTTTGGAGATCCTGTTAGTGAAGGATCAGTGAAGCTGTCTTCATACCTAGGTCCACTAGTGCGGGAACATGTACCTGTCACATTTGATGATTGGAGGAAAATCAGTGAGGAAGTTAAAACTGTTCTTTGGAAATCTGTTCAGGTGACTTTCTCCTATTACATTTTCACATTTGATGGTTCTATATCGATATCTGTAATTAATTTGGTATATTTGTGATTGTAGGCAAGGTTTAAGCTTGATGAAGACTATCAGAAGAATGTTGTATTGAAGCAAATGGGATGTTTATGGAGGGCGTCAAAATCAAGACTTGTCACGCAGATCAGAGGCAAATCTACTAACCAAGAGAGGATGAATCTGAGACCAAAGAATGTTAATCCAGTGGAGTGGCGAAAATTTGTCAACTGCAAAACCAGTTCAGACTTTAAGGTATTGAGTGATAAATACAAGGAGAGGAGGAGCAAACAAATTCCTCACACTTGTAGCCGTAGAGGAATGGTTAGGCTAGCGGAGGATATGGTACATTTCTTCACCTTATCTATTTACTTTTTCTTCACTTACTACCTTTTTCACATCTGATGTCATGTTTTCATCAGAAACAAGAGAGTGGTGGAGTATCGAAAGTGAGTAGGCTTAAAGTGTGGGTCAAGTCACGTACAAAAAAAGATGGAACACCAGTCAATATGCTAGCTGCGGAGAAGTTTGTAAGTAGTTTTTTTTGGTGCTTCAAAGATATAACTATATGCTTAGTAACATATTTTCTGTTGACAGAAAAGGGCAGCTGAGATTGTTGATCACGGTGCTAATTCTAATTCAACAAACCTTAGTGTGGATCCGCTTTCAGTACTATTAGGACCTGACAATCCTGGTCACTTGAGGGCGATGGGAACAAACATTGGGAAGACGAAGTTAGCTTGTTTTCAAGTGAAGAAACAATTTATGGCTGAAATGGAAGAGAAGCACCTTGGTTTGATGAACCAGGTTAACGAGTTGCAATCTGAACTTGCTAGGATGAAGAGACAGGTTAGTTATACTAAGCATGTTTATATTCTTGGATGTTAGTTATGAGCTGATTACTTACATGCATTTATGTTACAGCATAAATAACAACAAATACTATGACACAAAATTACTGCTACGATATCGAAAATATAGCATTAACAAAATTGCTATCATATTGCAAACCACAATGGTGAATTGtgccataaaaatatatataataacttgtAAACTTTGCTATCGTATAGAATATATAGCATCCTATGTCCATGCTATTATAAATATCACTCAGTAATAGCAATCCATAAAAAAAGCTATTATATTGTAAAACTACGATAGCATATCAAACAATGCTATAATATAGGGGGGACCTATTATAGCTCGGGCAGACATAGCGGTTTCAATAACGCTAACAAAGACATTTAATAGCTGTTTCCTTACGCTAAGAAAggccatttttcttgtagtgcaaagACCAGAGCCTCCGCAActacatggagaagttcaaagcCATAGTCTCGAGGATTGAAATCCCAGACGGTATTGCCATCGACGCCCTGCGGAACACATTGTGGGTTCGTTCTAAATTCCGAGAGGATTTATGCCAAAACCCAACTACGTCACTCCAGGATGCTATCGCGCGCTCTGATAATTTCAtccgaatggaagaagatactAATGTCATTCTCAGCAAGATGAACGCACCCAAAGCTCCAGCGGCTAAAAACACCAACACGCGACAAGAACCGCGCCAGCATGCCCCAATCGACAAAAACGGCAGCAAAGACGGATACATGTATGTCGTCAATGAGAACAACGTGCCGGTTTCAACTCTTGTAGTCCGCGGAGAAGGTTGGAACAAGTGGGTAAGGGAGCTCGATTCGTCCGACAAACCAGTCGACGCCGTTTGCTCGACCCAGACTACAACAGCAGCAGGTTCAGCGGCAGGACCTTCCAGAACCGTCGATCTCACCAAACACTGCAAATATCACGACGTCAAAGGGCACAATACGACAGAGTGCAAGTCACTCTATGCGCACTACCTCTCATCCCTAGCAAGTGGCAACTTCAAGTTCGAACCCCTAAAGGCTAAGCCGAAGAATGGCAAGAGCTGAAGCAAGAATAAAGAAAGGAGAGCCCAGCGCAAAGCTACAGGCAAAGGTCGACATAGCGAAACTCAACAACGAGATGACGAGGAGGATGCTCCGAAGGGTAACGGCGAAGGAGACTACTCAGCCGACGGAGAGCAACCAGCTAACCGCAGGCGCATTGAGATTATACTCTCTCAGCAAACCTTGTCGTCAGACGACGAGAACGATGACACACCTGTACTCGAAGATTTGAGAGATGTTCTGAAACGAAAGTTCGAATCCGAAAATGGCAACAGCTCCACGCACAATGATCTCCGAACAACGTTGGATGCACGGAAGTCCCGGCGTATCTCAACAGGTTAACCCCGATCCCAAAGAGCGCTCAAACGGTGACCTTCGAGATAAACTCAACGCAGGAGCATGCGATCTTCGCATCCGTCTCAATCGTTCGAAATCCACTGACCTCCGAAGGCGTTTGGAGCAAACTAAGACGTCAAGCAACGACACTCCATCGTCAAAAAACGACAGCAGCGTACCAACCGATTTACCCGCCTTCTTAGACTCCAAGCAAGTAAAAACGCGACAGCAACTAAATGTCATCATGGGTGGTTCCCCTCCTTCCGGCAACTCTGTTCGCTCCGTCAAGGATTACCGTCGACAGGTCGCAACTTCGCAGAGGTGGCCGACCAGGCCGCCAAGTCACCCTCTGATAACTTTTTCGCCGGATGACGCTGAGGGGATTCACGTACCCCACAACGACCCTCTTCTTGTCGTCCTTTGAATTGGGGAGTACGGCGTCACCAAGGTCCTCGTTGATACAGGAAGCTCCGTCGACCTCATCTTCCGAGGAACTCTGCAGAAGATGGGAGTCGATCTCGACGACATAAAACCGTCCTCCAGAACATTAACCAGCTTCAACGGATCCTCCGAAACAATAATGGGAACAATCCGCCTTCCGGTACGCGCATGTGGAGTCACTCGAACTGTCAAGTTTGCTGTTGTAAGCACGAAGGCCCCTTACCACGCTATACTTGGAACCCCCTGGATAAACTCAATGCAGGCCATTCCATCTACTTATCACCAGTGTGCCAAGTTCCCCGGTATAGACGGAAAAATCAAAACATTGCGAGGGGATCAAAAAGTCGCTAGGGAACTCCTAGTCGCCACAGTTAAACTCCAACGATCGTCTCTATCGGTTAACTCTGTTTCTCCCCCAACCTATAAAGTTTGCTCCCAGGAAGGTGAAGTTCTCGAGTTACCTATTGACGATACCGATCCAAGCCGGACCACAAGGATTGGTGCGCATCTGTCTGAAGATATGCAGCAGTCAGTTCTCAACTTTCTCAAGACGAATGTGTCCACATTCGCGTGTGTCCACATTCGCGTGGTCCATGTCAGACATGAAAGGAATTGATCCGGCTATAACAACTCACGAACTAAACGTCGACCCGACATTCAAGCCTATCTGGCAGAAGTGACACAAGCTCGGTCCCGATAGGTCAAAGGCTGTAAACGAAGAGGTCGAACGGTTGCTCGGTGCTGGCTCAATTGCTGAGGTGCGCTACCCTGAGTGGTTAGCAAATCCAGTAGTCGTTAAGaagaagaacgggaagtggcgcGTCTGCGTCGACTTCACTGACTTAAATAAAGCCTGTCCAAAGGACAGCTATCATCTTCCCAACATCGACCGTTTAGTCGAGTCCACGGCTGGAAACGAGATGCTcaccttcatggacgctttctctgGGTACAACCAAATCATGATGCACCCCGACGATCGCGAAAAGACGGCCTTTATCACAGATAGAAGAACCTACTGCTATAAGGTCATGCCATTCGGCTTGAAGAACGTAGGAGCAACCTACCAACGGCTTGTGAACAAAATGTTCGCAGACAAGCTGGGCGTCACCATGGAAGTATACATGGATGATATGCTTGTCAAGTCGCTACACGCTGCTGATCACCTCCGTCATTTGCAAGATTGCTTCGAAACTCTCAACAAATACGGCATGAAACTGAACCCAGCAAAGTGCACGTTCGGGGTTTCCTCAGGCGAGTTCCTTGGGCACATAGTCACGCAGCGGGGAATCGAAGCCAACCCGAAGCAGATCTCCGTGGTCCTGAACCTCCCAAGCCCAAAAAACAGTAGAGAAGTACAACAGCTTACGGGTAGGATAGCTGCACTCAACCGGTTCATCTCCAGATCCACCGACAAATGCTTGCCATTCTACGATCTCCTGCGAGATAACAAGAAGTTTATCTGGGATGAGAAATGCGAGGAGGCATTTACTCAACTCAAGCATTATTTTACAACACCACCCGT
Protein-coding regions in this window:
- the LOC106399125 gene encoding uncharacterized protein LOC106399125, whose amino-acid sequence is MSHRKGLPPTHRYRSKKAWFDGHAEHGRKSRILSGHDISNNLKHFVNNFGNFREGRTKRKRTVSVEEDCDIEDVSSESEAEEEDEVDEEELSRWKKRSIFFQLPYWEELPVRHNLDVMHIERNVAKSIVSTLLHCGNSKDGLNTRKDLEHLGIRKDLHPRAKGKRTYLPAAPWSLSKSEKKVFCKRLSDFKGPDGYCSNISRGVSVEECKVSGLKSHDYHVLMQQLLPVAVRGLLPKGPRLAILRMCAFFNRLCQRVIDVEQISKMEAEVVETLCMFERFFPPSFFDIMVHLFILEGKLNYVVQHMKILKDYVRNTARPEGCIAESYLAEECMQFCNAFLKKTTNVEEKLDRNADYESQTILEGRPISAPKSINLSGMEKKTAHLAACIYNFYKTQMQDVDVMQHICGIKVDSETHGETLKWLAYGPCSTARSYTGYIVNGQRFHTHSVQRMSQNSGVFYEATAMCRASAKDTSQVVDLVSYYGRVTEIILLDYNVFYVPLFRCQWAVRGNGVKVEDGYTLVNLNQSQVSFNRDPYILASQAKQVFNSREDDTSCWYVVLRGPSRRYNETEEEDVNIDIGPLPSIIDMVVEIDEAHNARVDCEGIYV
- the LOC125586076 gene encoding uncharacterized protein LOC125586076, with translation MLEKAWVHLSRVDPAYEKGAWDFVQAVSAGDGADKFIICPCTDCRNVDRHSAADIVDHLVRRGMDEVYKQRKDWYHHGEVYYVAEGEMKEKQWNEEIIGLYRAVENLDEELATERDFCEMAEGEDMKEDEFLAKIADAETPLYPSCANHSKLSAIVSLFRLKTKNGWSDKSFDDLLETLPEMLPEDNVLHTSLYEVKKFLKSFDMGYEKIHACVNDCCLFRKKLKKLDSCPKCKASRWKINQHTGEIKKGVPQKVLRYFPIIPRLKRMFRSEEMARNLRWHSTNQSSDGKLRHPVDSVTWKQMNDKYPTFAAEERNIRLGLSTDGFNPFNMQSSKYSCWPVLLVNYNLPPNLCMKKENIMLTLLIPGPQQPGNSIDVYLEPLIEDLNQLWSKGESTYDVVSNTAFTMKAMLLWTISDFPAYGNLAGCKVKGKMGCPVCGKTLIVCG